Genomic DNA from Coriobacteriia bacterium:
CATAATGGCAACGCCGGCGCAGCGGCGCCGCCTGGAGGGGAATATAGAGAGGTTCGGGCGTGGGCTCCGCGGCCCTACACCATCCACTTGCGCGGCACGAAGAGCCGTTCGTAGTCGCGGATCGCGAAGCGGTCGGTCATCCCCGCGATGTAGTCGGTCACGCGACGGGGGAGCTCCTCGCGGCGTTCCGGTCGGTACTCCCCGGGCAGGCTGCCCGGGTTCTCGAGGTAGTGCGTGAACAGAGCCTGCACCACCTTGAACGCCTTGGGCTCCTCGGACTTCGCCGCCGAGGAGAGGTAGACGCGGTCGAACAGGAAGTCCCGCAAGCTCGCCATCGCAGCCCACACCGGCTCGCTCATACGTATGTCCCCCGAGGCCAGCGAGGTCTCGACCATGTCCGCGACCATCGTGGTGATGCGCCTCCCGTGGTCATGGCCGAGGACGTCGGTGGACGCCGAGGGCAGCTCGTCCTCGGTGAGCACGCCCCCGCGCATCGCGTCGTCGATGTCGTGGTTCACGTACGCGATCCTGTCGGCGATGGCCACGATGCGGCCCTCCAGCGTCGCCGCCCGGTCGTCCCCCGTGTGGTTCGCGATCCCGTCGCGCACCTCCCAGG
This window encodes:
- a CDS encoding deoxyguanosinetriphosphate triphosphohydrolase — protein: MGGPGPVDLSPLTRAEAEAAERRRLSPLAALSSASRGRVRPLEPDPLRTEFQRDRDRIIHCKAFRRLSHKTQVFLAAEGDHYRTRLTHTLEVAQIARSIARAMRLNEDLTEAIALGHDLGHTPFGHIGEDALNAALAEVARTGEYADVPAPFHHHLQSLRVVESLEYEGRGLNLTWEVRDGIANHTGDDRAATLEGRIVAIADRIAYVNHDIDDAMRGGVLTEDELPSASTDVLGHDHGRRITTMVADMVETSLASGDIRMSEPVWAAMASLRDFLFDRVYLSSAAKSEEPKAFKVVQALFTHYLENPGSLPGEYRPERREELPRRVTDYIAGMTDRFAIRDYERLFVPRKWMV